ttacttgtttcaatcaaacactgattagtttagattattttattattatttgatctatgaatttatcctataaataggctcttttacaaccttagaaaatatacccattagagattagaactcataacacatttagagaattttgtgtttatgttttgtgggttctttgttttcaggttttcggggtttagtttttatctccatcttttgtactctttgttcttttgccattatagtaaaattatctttgctcgtggttttttatcctctttggatgAGTTTTTTAACGTTAAATTTgtatgttcaatttctcaatttattccgctattttcttattcgttgcttaatcgggtcgaaatcCTAACACGTAGGCTAACATCCCTCCGAAACACACCTGCGCACCAAGTGTCATGCCCGATGGCTTTACATCCACCCCCGGTAACACACTAGAATCACTATAATATAACTCGAAAGTCTGCAACAAATGTTGGATTTCAGTATATTCAGTGAACAATAATGAATCAATAAACATTCTCTCAACACAATCAAACTCGTATAGCGCACATTAAAATCTATTGATATGCCAATTGTATCATATCCTATGTTTATTGGCTAGACATCGAATAATAATGTTCAAGTCAATTAATTTCTCAACATACAACAActtatttcaattcaattattgtgacatccctaatttgaccctagtcggaaagtggtgtcgggaccactaaaccgagtcttataagtaattaaaagttatattctatgtttatgatgttagtaaatgcatgtgtgaaagttgcatgcattaatttgatcatttctatgtgaatttattaaaatggacttatatgaaacattgttgaaaggtgataggctaatctttcaatggtctaatagtatatgcatgcaaaagaatggttttgcatgtcaatttacccaaagaaaaggaagtagccggccatggtaatgaagatggacaaaagaaaacatgtcttaaacatgttttgctagtggtggatgttagaaataataaaataagagcatgggtaaagaaatgaaaaaaatgagtgtggatgcttccccctttgccgtacatgagagaaacaaaacaaagaaagaaagaaaaaaaagtggttgttcatcctttggttttcttggccgaatagaagaaagggaagaagggggaaagcttgagaaaatcagccatgggagtttgctagactaaggtatgttgaagttatccatgagattcatgcatgtttttagttgatagtttgagttccacctaacccatggtctaaacctttaccatgaaatggggatgatattcggccatgggtgttgtcttcttggtatcattgatgtttgatgtttgatgttgtggtgtgaggcatgaagatgagttaaggttcggctaaggtggatttgtggatgttatttgcatgctaaaagtaaagcttgtaatgatgcatggtatggtgttgtatggcattcgaccatggtaggaaataaaaggaaactatgttcgttgttcatgtcatttgaatgagaagtgctagtaaggtgaagtacaaatgttagtgtttgatttactagtgtatatgtgcatattagcctagttgtgagcttgaatcaaattggtgtttagtcgatacaagcgaccttacttgtagaatatatcaagtgtggaaatcggccttaacatggatgtgtatgttcggccacatgaacgaatacatatgttgatgtgtatattcggccttaggtagcctattgatggccttagcttttccttgatgcttgaatgaattgtattgaattgcttgatgtaatataaaatgtgcatgaccattgtgtattcaagctaaagggtggccatatgaccatttaaactccttgtcatattcggccataagctagcataatgaggttttaataagttaaatttgtgtgaactagctcaagaactcaaaggatcaaagttggacaaggggaaagacaaagtaattgaatagccattgaaaacgtgcgacaacatccgaggtaagtcatcaagcacatatttgatattgcttaaatgattgtaaaatctatgcaattgtgtttaatgggatgatatacatatataaatgaaaatgtatgtgtatggaatgatgacatttgttgaatgtaaaagaaatagtgaaatgtgtagaaagtttgctttcggcactaagtgtgcgggcaatacgtgtgtacggtgacgagattggcactaagtgtgcatgctggaaatatatggcactaagtgtgcatgctggaaatatatggcactaagtgtgcgagctcaagggtatggcactatgtgtgcgggcttaaatcgcatggcaccgAAAAGCGAAATCAAGTATTAAGCAATCGTAggtaagcatatatatatatatatatatatatatatatatctcgatcgaacaattatatggagggtatgtctccatcgagttgagtatggacagcggatcgggtaagtaccttgagctcatgacgaataggaaatatgatcatgctcggggttgagcttggtaagctttaaatctatgtgatgattgcaattgtatgattgtggtgtgaatgagttggtgtgtaaaatgcctcaaatatctcattgtatagaatatgaaatgtggatttatgacttggtatgagattgaaccgaaaggtccgaggaattatggtatagttttgatatggatgagtacctagcctcgtttattgtttcatgttgtggtaactttattaatggatggttgttgaatgcttatgacttactgagttataaactcattcggtgttttcttgtcacccattttaggtctcttggactcatattgtttgcgtgctcggaaccgtcgttgaagtcatcacaccggctggaaatctcttggtattgtcttcgtagttgaagaacatttggcatgtataggctattatgttttgtgaactgtgggttgtaaactttaagccatgtgaaaatggcctatgtggttgttGAGTGGGATgcgagaacctatagccacgagtcttagaaactttaattttgataaggtggccataatttgtgtcatgtatgatggatgattagtaaggccaaggaaagattcatgaaattggcatagtctactgcagtaactgttgcagacagcagcagtgagatgagattgaaaaatcactaaaaatagtagaagtagaattaaatagtgaataaattatgaaattgaaccttgatgaatctatttttatatggacgaaacgaaacgaccatatgagcagtatactgagagatattaaagttctcgtgagacagggccagaacggtttctgggtcccctgtcgcgactttgaaaatttactataaattatccagaaagaattagaagtcatgccttatattttcagattccattttgagtctagtttcattagaaacaaacggcaccagtattaaagctctgtacagagagatattcaagttgtaacgtgcgaaggtcagtgtagttgactcctgtaacatgggtgactttaactaataaactgtaccaattggcccgaccaaaaattctagaaataaatccatggatatatatatgagtctaaattcagggaaaatttacggaatcagtttccgagttttgaaactcgagatatgatttttaaggcgacagtgacgcagttagctagcctgcctggaacagcaatcagatattacaaagagagaaataagggaagtaagcccggtaacaccacgtgttcaaatccggtgacggtcacgggtttggggtgttacaattatatcaAGATATTCAATTCATAGTTAATATAACATTTAGCTTAATATGAAATTAAACCGTACAAAATTACCTAGGCTAAACTATATAGACAGTGAAAGTTCAGAGACTACTCAACAAATTTCCCTTTTCCTCAGTTATctacttgttcttgatctataaaatggttaattttatataacattcaatttaatgcaAATGATTTCTTATTTACACATTTTCATATTTGCCCCAAGCTTttacatttaattcaatttagtgcCTCATATTAaaacgagtctattttcacaaTTAGTCATAAAATCCATGTGTTGAATTCAATTATATACCAACCACACATGCTGAAATTTTTCTAAGAAAACTAtgcttattttaatttattttcaattaaatccctaaccTAAAAATCATACAAAATCACTTAACCAAAAATTTCTATTTAACACCCAAGCACAGTAATcctccattaaacttcaaaaactcACAAAACTCATCAATAATATTTTCCAAaacttttaacatttttacaaattaaacccCAATtatctagattaagctaaaataattccaaaaatataaaattaataaaaaaaaggatGAAAATGCACTTACATGCAAACACATCAAAGGGCCGAATATTCAAACTTCTACCATGGCTATTCTCTTCTCCATTTTCAGCAATGAATAAGAAAGATGATAGATTTTTGTTTTGTCTTTAgtttatgttattttaatttccaatttactAATTTACCATTTAATATTAACTTAACAACTAACcaaaatttagtccatatttgtccactaatATCTTATATGCTTCATTTACTTTACAAGTCCACCCACTCACAattaatagtcatttaacacctttaactattagaactaacttttaaacttttataatttaatccttttaattaattaaccacctaaacattaaaatttcttaaccataaTTTAACATGACACTAATGACTTtgcaaatattaaataattaatatttactgATTGACACGTtgaaattgtggtcccaaaatcactattttcgacaccactaaaaatgaaCTGTTACAAATTAATTCTTATATATCAATATTAATTTCAATATTAATAAAACTCTAAAAATCTAATTAATTAGAATCAAAACCCAAGGATTTTATTATGAACCTTAAAGATTAAAACTTAAAAATGATTCattctaaaaaaataaagaaacttaATCAATTCTCAATGATTTAACATAACGAGGCTTGGATGTCACTTGTTAAAACTGTAAAAACAAGATCTGATATAAACTTAAAGCTATAAACCAAGATCTGTCATGTAAAatcatcaagaacaaaactagatgcgaaAGTGCACCTAAATCCATGGATTTCTTGAAATTTTCTGATGTAATGactttgatcttccaaattagcacacaagtatTTTTGAGAAGGTAActctctcttttctaaagatGGAATATTAAAAAAGTTACGTATAAGTAATTTGAATaccataaatttaatatatataacttttgtACATTGGCCCTAATTTCTAATCAACccatcatcaattagaaattagttactagagtatttacacatatttagtccatattttatttaataactaaagcctaataaactttaaccaaattaaatcacttttaatttgaactaatattttataataataaataataacatgtaattattcttattatacatatcatattaatattttttaacatAGTAATTATCTGATGCAAACTTTGATTAATGATTATAGGACCCTCCTACTCTGCTTCTAGCAGTGGAGCCTGAAACATATATTTAGGGATGCAAACCGTGGTATTGATGCCATGGTGCGTAAAGGAAGCAGTCTTCAGCTGCTAACTGCCTTGGATAATTGGATTGTGATCCTTTTGTGAACTATCTTTATGTTTGTAATGAAACACTTGTTGAGCTTAGGTCTATTTCGTTGGCTAATGCCACTAGTTCTATTTTGTATCAAGCCTATGCTACGACGATTTAGTAATATATGCTTCGCTGGATAAGTAATTATTTACTTCCTTTATCTTTTCACTTGTTtactttctttccttttctccttactaCTTTTAATCCAAACAGTGTTAAATTATACCCTAATTCTCAGTttgataattattatttttattagaagTGATACTTaaactattattttatttatagtgAATCTTAGTTCAGTGATAAAGTTGaggcctaaaattttaaaattttagattcgAGTGTCTCTTTTGAAATGTGTAAGTTTATCTTATAATTAATGTTGtcatttgaataaaaaaataatatcattttatctCATTTTACGTTAAAATTGTATGGCATTCAATAAACTTGTATTgtgtgttacaattttattgaaaaatattatttttaattatactgAAAACATAATTATTAGTTTagttaaaaaattatgaaaattactaATAAAACTACAAATTTAATATGAAATTCTAGCACGTGGGATTGCAAACCTCAAGTTTGTCTATGAAGAGCAGATCTAATTGCGTTAGTGTGTATAATTGATTTCTTCTATTTAATACTAATTGATAGGGCCTAATTGGTAAATATTACAAGATCTTGTGCATTGGAATCCACGGTTATGGACCCATATCCATTAGTATGGAACATTTTCTTTTCCAAGTGAAATCCCCTAGTATATGAAAGAGTGAAAAAAGTGATATTCGTTGTTGTGGAATAGGAAGTCTTCGTATATTAatcatgtatttaatttatttggGACCATTAGAGTGGGATCCACTTTTTGGGAAATATAAGTCGTAGCAATAATAAGAATATTTCTAGTGGAACATCTTTCACAGTCTTTGAAGAGATAGTTCACTAATAGACCGATGGATAAGTAATTTGCCTCTTTCACATctagattatgaatgtttagaaTCCATATTATGTAAGGAGACATTGCTTTTGATAGTTCGAATTGGAAAGTGATATAAAATTCGTCTATTTTCGATATCATATCCATAATTAATACATTCATCATAGTTAGAAGTTTTAGACACATTCTGTCATGTCTTTCACTCTAAAATCATTTTTCTATCAAATTATACATTTATTTTgacaagaaaaaaaattgaataaatatacTAGACatgaaaacagaaaaaaaaaattatgaaatgtgaTGGTTGCTCACTTTATTCGTTAACTATAATATTAAGAGTTCAATCTTTACCTAAGAAAATGAAACACGTTTCATgacttttatctttttaaaaaataCCCGCAGCTAGAAGATTAGTTACCATGAACACCTTAGTTTCaacataaaataaagaaaagaataccAACCATGAGTGAGTCGTCAGCAAAGCTTGTGTAATCTGGAACATTTGCCGGACTTGGCGATCGATAAATCTTAGCCCACAGGATTTGGCCAGGGGTAAATGAGCCCATAAAGCAAAGCTTGAAAAACACGGCCTACTTTACTCTCCATTTCAGTAACAGCCGTCGAAACTGTTTTTGGATAGTTTAGCACTATAATAAAactgaaaattaaaatatcaaagaattattttaaatgattaaatattttttaaaacatcaaaatttaatttaagaaaaatataaaattaagataATCGAAATCATAAATTGTTCGCACAGCAGTGTCCAATTTCAGTCTCACCAACCCATAACCGTCCGTCTCTCACCGCGGGACCCACACAACCTAGATGAACACGCACAAACAAGTGCTCCGTGCATTCTACGCGGTCACCCCGTGCGTCGAGGGCCAAATTGCCGACGTTTTCAAGCAAATTGTAAAATAAAAGGAAGTTAAAAGAAGGGCAAAGAAAAGTTTAAAAAAATAATGATTGCCGTGTCGAAATGGTCGTAAAGAGGCAAAATTTTATAGATCtagaaaaatacaaaagaaaaataaatagaaaatttaataatAGTAAGATCAAAACCAAcatataagaaaaaataaaaaaagaaaaaggacatGATAGAGGGAGAAAGAGAGACGACTCTCTAATCAAAATCTTCGACGGAGAAAATGAGCGAATTTTAGAGAGAGAAAGTTAATAATCTTCTCCTTTGCTGCTTAAAAGTTCACAGCTTTCCCTTCTTGAGGTAAACatactcttttatttatttattttatggatTAGTGTGAGATTTTAGTAAAGTTTATAGCCTTCAATCTGTTTATGGTTTTCAGTTCCGATTCGAATTTATATTTCGATTTGGTTATAGGCGTGGTGATGGTTCTATTTGTACAGAAGTATAGTTTTTTTTAGTGTCTGATCAGTGCTGGAGAGAATATTtagagttcttttttttttttttaaagattagaCTGCCGACTCTCACTGCATGTTATTATTACTACTTAATTTCGATGTTGTCATTTCAACCatataaattatttgttttatCATGGATTTAAGCAAATCGGTATTCAAGTTGGATTTGCCTTGTATGGGATCACACTTTGTGGGATTGATTTAAGTAGTTTCGTGGAATGTTTGTTTGATCTGCACCATTTCCTTCGCATATTTTTCTTGGAATCCGCGTTATTTATAATTCATGTTTAGGGTTCTAGATTTGCTTCAGATGCATTATAACTACTGCTTTGTATCTTCGATTCTTTTGTTTAACTTtgccccccccccaaaaaaaaaaaatgtctcAGATGTATGATTCAGTTGAAATGTTTTTTACAGCTTCAATTCTGTTCTCTGTTGCGTTAAAAGTTTTATTGAAAGTTGTTAGAAGGTGAGAATCCTAACAGAAAATTAACTTCAAAAATTCTATTATGAGGTTCTCAATTAAATTTAGGGTATTTGTGCTAAATATATGGTATGATCCAAGTGCAAGAATTACTTCTCCCAAAAAATTAGACTGGGTTCATTTATCTTGAAAAATATTGTGCTCTTTATAAGTTGTGGTTtgtatttaattccatttatgtGCATCAATATAATAATGCAATGCTTGATTGACCTTGTTTGTGAGGTTATTGTCTTTTAAACAAATTGGTTATTTATTAGTGTGGACGGTGTTGTTTCTTAAAATAGTCTATTGTAGTGGAATGGCAGTGCTAGTTTTTTCATTATAAAACTGTGCAAGTGGCTACAGATTGAATTGAGTTGTGTGTTTTTCTCTCAATAACTAATAGTGAATTCTCGTACAACCTTTCAGGTTCAAGTTAAGGTCTTTGCAATGCAAACTTTGCTGTTGGCTATGGCAGAATGCATGTGCTGATATTGCAGTAGCTGTGATAATCATGGCATATTGCCTTGGTTTTTTTTCCTGGAAAATTTTATCTAAATGGAGAGAAATCTAGGAAAAGGCTTAATGGATCAACAGAAGAACCATGAACAAATTCGATACAATAATAATATGGAAGCTGGAAATGAGACTCTTGAGTCTGCAAACCAAAGATTTTTCCATGATCCATCTAGTAATATTAATACTAACATCCGGCCTCCTGATTATAGTATGACGGCTGGAGCTAGACCAGTTTTGAATTACTCCATTCAGACAGGTGAGGAGTTTGCTCTGGAATTTATGCGGGAAAGGGTAAATCCCCGGCAGAATTTTGTTCAGAATGCTTATGGTGATCCTAACAGTGAACCTCTTTATATGGATCTAAAAGGCATTCTGGGAATTTCTCATACAGGTTCTGAAAGTGGCTATGATATCTCTATGCTGAATACGGTAGAAAAACCCTGTCCCCAGGTGTTTGAGAGAAAGGCCCCTTCTGTGCATGAAGAAAAAAGCTATTATGATTCCATGCGGTCAGTTTCTCAGTCCTCTTCAAGGAATGACATTAGTCAGGGGCATCAAGGTTTTGTATCCAGAAATGCATCGCTTAGCTCCTCTACTAAGGTGAAGTTCCTCTGCAGCTTTGGTGGTAAAATTTTACCACGTCCCCGTGATAGGAAACTTAGATATGTTGGGGGGGAAACACGCATGATTAGATTAAGCAGGCATATTTCCTTTCAAGAGCTTGTTCAAAAAATGTTAGCAATTTATGACCAAGCCCATACAATAAAGTATCAGTTGCCTGGTGAGGATCTTGATGCATTGGTCTCTGTATCATGTGATGAGGATCTGCAGAACATGATGGAGGAATGTAATGTGCTAGAAGAAGGAGGACCCCAGAAACCCAGGATATTCCTTTTCTCTAGTAGTGATTTGGAGGATGCTCAGTATGGCTTGGGCAGTGTAGAGACTGATTCTGAGATGCAGTATGTTGTTGCTGTCAATGGCATGGACCTAGGATCTAGAAAAAACTCAATTGCAGCAAGTGCTTCCGAGAATAATTTGGATGAGTTACTTGGTTTGAACATTGTAAGGGAGGCTGGTCGAACTGTAAGTGAAGCAGCTGCTACTGGTTCTGCTTCTTTGACAGCTCATGCACCTTCATCAACAGTCCAATCTTCTCATGCACCTTCATCAACCCTACAATCTTCTCAACCTGTTTTGGTGAGTTCATCTAACACTTATGAATCTAGTTCACAGCCATGTTCAGAGGCAAAAATGCGTCATGGAGAAGTTAGCCAGTCTTCCACTCCCCAGATGGATGGAAAGAGTAATGTTCCTTTGTCTCCTCCATTGCAGTATAGTTATGGTTCTCAACCTTCTAACTATGTGATGGCTGGTGAAAGTTTAGTTTCAATGCCGGTCCAGGGGCATGTGACCCCCCAGGTGGGTTTGGCTGATATGGGCTTTCAAGTACAAGATCCAGAAGTATCTATAAAAGAGGTGAAACTAAAAAGAGATAGCTCAGCCCCGAAAATTGCTGAACCTGAAAAGGTACGTTCCCTAGACAAAGCTCCTCCAACAAAGGAGCCTAAAATGAAAAGAGATGCATCTCTCCCTAAGATCAGTGAAACTGAAAAGGTTCGGATATCAGAGAAAGAGTACAGTGTCCCTTCAAATGCACATGACAGTTCTGTTGCAAACCATATTTTCAGTGAGGAAGCATCTGTTGCCATGTCAGTGCCAGACACTGTCTCATCTTCATTTCCTgcaaaaaatttcaaaaagacCCAGGAAGCTGTTCAGAACATAGTTTCGCCTGAAGTTGTAACTGAAGGGAGAAAGAATGTTGAAGATGACCACTTTTACACAGCTAGCGGGCCTTTTACATCTGGTGCTGGTGGTTCTGAGGCTGATCCAAATGACTTTAGCTGCCTTGAGCCATCTGTGATTCCACAGCGAGTTTTCCATTCAGAGAGAATCCCTAGGGAGCAGGCAGAAATGAACCGTTTATCAAAGTCTGATGATTCTTTTGGGTCTCAGTTTCTAATGTCTCAAGCACATTCTGATCCTTCCCAAATAATTAGAGAAGCAGTTGACAGGATTCATGATGGGAATTTGTCTCCTCAAGCTGATCAGTCTGTCCAATCTGCAAATCCGAGGTCTAAAAATCCTCGGACTGTTATGGATGGGCTTGCTGAATTTGAAAATTACAAAGGTTTTGCTGATAAAATCATCTCTAATATTTCTGAGGAGGGGCTTGAGTCAACTAAGGAGAAATCTGAATTGAAACAAGTCTCAGTTAAGAGCACCGTTGATGAAGCAGCAGTTGGGTTAAATCATCCCACAGCAGGTCAAAGAACTTCTGTTAAGCACCTTGATGATCCTTCTTTGAAGCCGTCTGATTTTGAGCGAATTGAGAAGGATGAAAACAAGAATGTAGGAAATCACACTAAGGGGCATAACCAACCTTTGGTGTGGGCAGAGAACCCAACTAGAGCAATTTCCAGTGTGCCGCCTGCTGCTTCTGTATGCAGCTCTGAGCATGGAGACATACTTATTGATATTAACGACCGGTTTCCCCGTGACCTTCTGTCTGATATATTCTCAAAAGCAAGAATGTCCCAGAACCTCTATGGTATCAGTCCATTCTCTGGTGATGGAGCTGGACTGAGCTTAAACATGGAGAATCATGAACCTAAGCATTGGTCATACTTTCGTAATTTGGCTCAAGATGAGTTTGTTAGAAAGGATGTTTCCCTCATGGATCAGGATCATCTCGGTTTCTCATCTCCACTTACAAATATTGAAGTTGGGGCTCCAATTGATTATAGCTATCCACCTTTGAAATCTGCTGGTGGAGTTGCCTTAGCTCAAATTAAGCCAGACATCAGTTTTGATGAGGACATTAGGCAAGAGTCAGTTTCTGTTGCTGCTACTAACAACTTGGATATAGGCTCAGAATACAAGAAGTCTCCACTCGAGGGTGATGAAAGTGTACGAGCTGGGCAAAGccttcaagtacctgaatctgAGTTTGAGGTACTAGTGCCAGTTGATTTTGATTTATATCCCTTAGCTTCTGAAGATAATTTTCACATTTGCCctcattttctaaattttttctgACTTCAAGGATGGGAAATTGGATATTCAGAATACTGGTGTACCTCTTGTGGATCATTGCCATGGAGAATTTGATATAAGCACATTGCAGGTATAACTTGCATACTAAATTATCTAATGTCTTGGTATAGAAAGAGCTGGTGAATTTTAAATTTGCTTTTTGTTATGTTTAggaacatgaatttgaaaatttggaTTTGGATTTCGTTTGCTGTATAAATTGTTACAATGAAATGCATGAGTTTGTGAAATTAGTTGGGTTTCAGTATATATATTTGGATAGTATAAAAAGCATGAGTTTGTGAAATTCAAAAATTCCTGAAGAATTTCAAAATCACTACTAAATAGGCATCCAACAAATCAATGGGTATGAGAAATAATCATGAATGCTACATTTGTATGTTTTTAGCacttaatttttactatttttgaaaTCCAAATCTAAATTTTTAAATCCAAGTTTCCAAATGCTACCTTGATGTTTTCTAAAATTTCCTTCTTTAATAAAGCTTAGCCAGAATTTGTAGAACCTCATTGCCAATGGCAGAAATGCAGCTGCTGATGAATTTCTAGGTGTTACATTCTGATTGTAGGCATATCATTTTAAAAATAGC
This window of the Gossypium arboreum isolate Shixiya-1 chromosome 12, ASM2569848v2, whole genome shotgun sequence genome carries:
- the LOC108479148 gene encoding uncharacterized protein LOC108479148 isoform X4, translating into MERNLGKGLMDQQKNHEQIRYNNNMEAGNETLESANQRFFHDPSSNINTNIRPPDYSMTAGARPVLNYSIQTGSESGYDISMLNTVEKPCPQVFERKAPSVHEEKSYYDSMRSVSQSSSRNDISQGHQGFVSRNASLSSSTKVKFLCSFGGKILPRPRDRKLRYVGGETRMIRLSRHISFQELVQKMLAIYDQAHTIKYQLPGEDLDALVSVSCDEDLQNMMEECNVLEEGGPQKPRIFLFSSSDLEDAQYGLGSVETDSEMQYVVAVNGMDLGSRKNSIAASASENNLDELLGLNIVREAGRTVSEAAATGSASLTAHAPSSTVQSSHAPSSTLQSSQPVLVSSSNTYESSSQPCSEAKMRHGEVSQSSTPQMDGKSNVPLSPPLQYSYGSQPSNYVMAGESLVSMPVQGHVTPQVGLADMGFQVQDPEVSIKEVKLKRDSSAPKIAEPEKVRSLDKAPPTKEPKMKRDASLPKISETEKVRISEKEYSVPSNAHDSSVANHIFSEEASVAMSVPDTVSSSFPAKNFKKTQEAVQNIVSPEVVTEGRKNVEDDHFYTASGPFTSGAGGSEADPNDFSCLEPSVIPQRVFHSERIPREQAEMNRLSKSDDSFGSQFLMSQAHSDPSQIIREAVDRIHDGNLSPQADQSVQSANPRSKNPRTVMDGLAEFENYKGFADKIISNISEEGLESTKEKSELKQVSVKSTVDEAAVGLNHPTAGQRTSVKHLDDPSLKPSDFERIEKDENKNVGNHTKGHNQPLVWAENPTRAISSVPPAASVCSSEHGDILIDINDRFPRDLLSDIFSKARMSQNLYGISPFSGDGAGLSLNMENHEPKHWSYFRNLAQDEFVRKDVSLMDQDHLGFSSPLTNIEVGAPIDYSYPPLKSAGGVALAQIKPDISFDEDIRQESVSVAATNNLDIGSEYKKSPLEGDESVRAGQSLQVPESEFENTGVPLVDHCHGEFDISTLQIIKNEDLEELRELGSGTFGTVYHGKWRGTDVAIKRIKKICFTGRSSEQERLTVEFWREADILSKLHHPNVVAFYGVVQDGPGGTLATVTEFMVNGSLRHVLLSKDRQLDRRKRLIIAMDAAFGMEYLHSKNIVHFDLKCDNLLVNLKDPVRPICKVGDFGLSKIKRNTLVTGGVRGTLPWMAPELLNGSSSKVSEKVDVFSFGIVLWEILTGEEPYANMHYGAIIGGIVSNTLRPPVPSYCDPEWKLLMEQCWAPDPVVRPSFTEIARRLRIMSSACQTKPQGHQMQNQASK
- the LOC108479148 gene encoding uncharacterized protein LOC108479148 isoform X2 produces the protein MERNLGKGLMDQQKNHEQIRYNNNMEAGNETLESANQRFFHDPSSNINTNIRPPDYSMTAGARPVLNYSIQTGEEFALEFMRERVNPRQNFVQNAYGDPNSEPLYMDLKGILGISHTGSESGYDISMLNTVEKPCPQVFERKAPSVHEEKSYYDSMRSVSQSSSRNDISQGHQGFVSRNASLSSSTKVKFLCSFGGKILPRPRDRKLRYVGGETRMIRLSRHISFQELVQKMLAIYDQAHTIKYQLPGEDLDALVSVSCDEDLQNMMEECNVLEEGGPQKPRIFLFSSSDLEDAQYGLGSVETDSEMQYVVAVNGMDLGSRKNSIAASASENNLDELLGLNIVREAGRTVSEAAATGSASLTAHAPSSTVQSSHAPSSTLQSSQPVLVSSSNTYESSSQPCSEAKMRHGEVSQSSTPQMDGKSNVPLSPPLQYSYGSQPSNYVMAGESLVSMPVQGHVTPQVGLADMGFQVQDPEVSIKEVKLKRDSSAPKIAEPEKVRSLDKAPPTKEPKMKRDASLPKISETEKVRISEKEYSVPSNAHDSSVANHIFSEEASVAMSVPDTVSSSFPAKNFKKTQEAVQNIVSPEVVTEGRKNVEDDHFYTASGPFTSGAGGSEADPNDFSCLEPSVIPQRVFHSERIPREQAEMNRLSKSDDSFGSQFLMSQAHSDPSQIIREAVDRIHDGNLSPQADQSVQSANPRSKNPRTVMDGLAEFENYKGFADKIISNISEEGLESTKEKSELKQVSVKSTVDEAAVGLNHPTAGQRTSVKHLDDPSLKPSDFERIEKDENKNVGNHTKGHNQPLVWAENPTRAISSVPPAASVCSSEHGDILIDINDRFPRDLLSDIFSKARMSQNLYGISPFSGDGAGLSLNMENHEPKHWSYFRNLAQDEFVRKDVSLMDQDHLGFSSPLTNIEVGAPIDYSYPPLKSAGGVALAQIKPDISFDEDIRQESVSVAATNNLDIGSEYKKSPLEGDESVRAGQSLQVPESEFENTGVPLVDHCHGEFDISTLQIIKNEDLEELRELGSGTFGTVYHGKWRGTDVAIKRIKKICFTGRSSEQERLTVEFWREADILSKLHHPNVVAFYGVVQDGPGGTLATVTEFMVNGSLRHVLLSKDRQLDRRKRLIIAMDAAFGMEYLHSKNIVHFDLKCDNLLVNLKDPVRPICKVGDFGLSKIKRNTLVTGGVRGTLPWMAPELLNGSSSKVSEKVDVFSFGIVLWEILTGEEPYANMHYGAIIGGIVSNTLRPPVPSYCDPEWKLLMEQCWAPDPVVRPSFTEIARRLRIMSSACQTKPQGHQMQNQASK